Proteins co-encoded in one Triplophysa dalaica isolate WHDGS20190420 chromosome 16, ASM1584641v1, whole genome shotgun sequence genomic window:
- the slitrk2 gene encoding SLIT and NTRK-like protein 2, whose protein sequence is MLNNILLLSVLTVTSFPSKTESRKTSKDICKNRCSCEEKESALNINCENKGFTAVSQFQPPQNKISQLFLNGNFLTKLSPNEFFNYGNVTSLHLGNNGLQEIKTGAFNGLKNLKRLHLNNNNLEIIREDTFFGLESLEYLQADYNYISAIEAGAFNKLNKLKVLILNDNLLLSLPNNIFRFVMLTHLDLRGNRLKTLPFAGVLEHIGGIMEIQLEENPWNCTCDLIPLKAWLDTISVYMGDIVCETPFRLHGKDVTQLIKQDLCPRRNPGDASHRAMQPPSDSQYQAPSPTLRARVTPTRAPKASRPPKMRYRPTPRVTSRDKHVFGPIMVYQTRSPVPMTCPSICVCTSQNPESGLNINCQERKLQNISELQPKPSYPKKLHLTGNYLHTIYRTDLTEYSSLELLHLGNNRIAIIQDGAFENLTSLRRLYLNGNYIESLSQSLFAGLQSLQYLYLEYNIIKEILPLTFNSLHNLQLLFLNNNLLRSLPDNVFGGTMLTRLNLRNNHFSHLPVRGVLDQLSAFIQIDLQENPWDCTCDIVELKNWMELSSTSVVVNEITCDSPSKHAGRLLRSLRNDAICPENDEAIPVTKTPTVVSSSTEATPSPAVTPTDRVPEMPPDVPLSVLILGLLVVFILSVCFGAGLFVFVLKRRKGVESVPSGANNHLDLNSFQVQYGSYHVDASADKTENHVYNYIPPPVGQMCQNPIYMQKESEQVAYYRNLKELSFNTLDPKKEELDRSPAFTISTVEFIDKQPCANREPELLYQNIVERAKDLPQSGPLSYNFCTLPKKSFIAPYDTTRRLNQDRLNKTVLYGTPRKYAAQSKSEHPLLSNKLKTEPDYLEVLEKQTAMSQL, encoded by the coding sequence atgcTGAACAACATTTTGCTGCTGAGTGTTTTAACGGTCACCAGTTTCCCTTCAAAGACAGAGAGCCGCAAAACTTCCAAAGACATTTGCAAGAACCGGTGCTCCTGCGAAGAGAAGGAGAGCGCATTAAACATCAACTGTGAAAACAAGGGTTTCACCGCGGTCAGTCAGTTTCAGCCTCCGCAAAACAAAATCAGCCAACTCTTTCTGAATGGGAACTTTCTCACCAAGCTCAGTCCAAACGAATTCTTCAATTATGGTAATGTAACATCTCTTCATCTGGGTAATAATGGCTTGCAGGAAATTAAGACGGGGGCATTCAATGGGTTAAAAAACTTGAAGCGTCTCCAtctcaataataataatttggaAATCATAAGGGAGGACACTTTTTTTGGTCTGGAAAGTTTGGAGTATTTGCAAGCTGATTACAATTATATTAGTGCCATAGAAGCGGGGGCGTTTAACAAACTGAATAAACTCAAAGTGCTGATACTCAACGACAACCTTTTGCTCTCTCTTCCTAATAATATATTCCGCTTTGTCATGTTGACGCATTTGGATTTAAGGGGAAACCGACTAAAGACGTTGCCGTTTGCTGGTGTCCTAGAGCACATAGGTGGAATAATGGAAATTCAGTTGGAAGAGAATCCGTGGAATTGCACTTGTGACTTGATACCCCTGAAAGCCTGGCTGGATACAATTTCGGTCTATATGGGGGATATCGTATGCGAGACGCCATTCAGGCTGCACGGTAAAGACGTCACGCAGTTGATAAAGCAAGACCTTTGCCCTAGACGCAATCCTGGAGACGCGAGTCACCGCGCAATGCAGCCGCCGTCTGATTCGCAATACCAGGCTCCGTCTCCAACCCTACGTGCACGAGTCACACCGACAAGAGCCCCTAAGGCATCCCGTCCCCCAAAAATGAGATACCGTCCCACTCCGCGCGTCACATCCAGAGACAAACACGTATTCGGGCCTATAATGGTGTACCAGACACGGTCACCGGTTCCAATGACATGTCCGAGCATATGCGTGTGCACCTCGCAAAATCCGGAAAGTGGATTAAACATTAACTGTCAGGAACGCAAACTTCAGAATATCTCCGAACTCCAACCCAAACCATCATATCCAAAGAAACTGCATTTAACCGGTAACTATTTGCATACCATATACAGAACGGATCTGACCGAGTACAGCTCCCTTGAGCTTCTGCACTTAGGAAATAACAGAATTGCAATCATTCAGGACGGCGCTTTCGAGAATCTAACGAGCCTTCGAAGGCTTTATCTCAATGGCAACTACATTGAAAGTCTGTCTCAGTCTTTATTCGCTGGGCTGCAAAGCTTGCAATATCTCTACCTGGAATATAACATCATTAAAGAGATTTTACCCCTTACCTTCAACTCGTTGCACAATCTGCAGCTATTGTTTCTTAATAATAACCTACTGAGATCACTTCCCGATAATGTGTTTGGTGGAACCATGCTGACGAGGCTTAATCTTAGAAACAATCATTTCTCTCATCTCCCAGTGCGCGGGGTGCTCGACCAGCTCTCCGCCTTCATTCAAATCGATCTCCAGGAGAATCCGTGGGACTGCACTTGTGACATCGTCGAGCTCAAGAACTGGATGGAGCTGTCCAGCACCAGCGTGGTGGTGAATGAAATTACGTGCGATTCACCATCCAAGCACGCCGGCCGGCTTTTGCGCTCCCTACGAAACGACGCCATTTGCCCTGAAAACGATGAAGCCATCCCTGTGACTAAAACTCCCACTGTAGTGAGCTCGAGTACAGAAGCGACCCCTTCTCCTGCCGTAACGCCAACTGACAGAGTGCCCGAGATGCCCCCGGATGTGCCATTGTCCGTTCTGATCTTGGGCCTGCTCGTTGTTTTCATTCTGTCCGTGTGCTTCGGGGCGGGATTGTTCGTGTTCGTCCTCAAACGTCGCAAGGGAGTTGAGAGCGTCCCATCGGGAGCCAACAACCATTTGGACTTGAACTCCTTCCAAGTACAGTACGGCTCTTACCACGTAGACGCCAGCGCTGATAAAACCGAAAACCATGTGTATAACTACATCCCTCCGCCCGTGGGTCAAATGTGTCAGAACCCCATCTACATGCAGAAGGAGAGCGAGCAGGTTGCGTATTACCGGAACCTGAAGGAGCTGAGCTTCAACACACTTGACCCCAAGAAAGAGGAACTTGATCGCAGCCCGGCTTTCACCATAAGCACAGTGGAGTTCATTGATAAGCAGCCGTGCGCAAACCGCGAACCGGAACTGCTTTACCAGAACATTGTGGAGAGAGCGAAGGATCTGCCCCAATCCGGGCCGCTCAGCTATAACTTTTGCACTTTACCCAAAAAATCCTTCATTGCACCATACGACACAACCCGGCGGCTTAACCAGGATCGATTAAACAAAACTGTTCTCTACGGGACCCCGAGGAAATATGCTGCACAGTCCAAAAGCGAGCACCCTTTGCTATCCAACAAACTTAAAACCGAGCCGGACTACCTCGAAGTTCTGGAGAAACAAACTGCGATGAGTCAGTTGTAA